CTCGCCCAGCGGGCTGGGCGGGTGGATGGTCACCACCACCGGGGCCGTCCTCACCACGGGCGACGCACCGGCCCTGGGGTCGCTCGCGGGGACGGCGCTGAACCAGCCGATCGTGGGGATGGCCGCCACGCCGTCGGGGCGGGGGTACTGGCTGGTCGGCCGGGACGGTGGCGTGTTCTCGTTCGGCGACGCCCGGTTCTTCGGCTCCGCCGGCGCCATCCGCCTCAACCAGCCCATCGTCGGGATGACGGCCAGCCCCACCGGCAACGGCTACTGGTTCGTGGGGGCCGACGGAGGCGTCTTCGCCTTCGGGGACGCCCGGTTCCTCGGTTCGACGGCCGCCCTGCGGCTCAGCCAGCCGGTGGTGGCCATGGGATCGACGCCCTCCGGCCGCGGCTACTGGCTGGTGGCCCGGGACGGCGGGGTGTTCGCCTTCGGCGACGCCCCCTTCCTCGGCTCCACCGGCGCCATCGCCCTGGCCAGGCCCATCGTGGCCATGGCCCGGACGGCCTCGGGCCGCGGCTACCGCTTCGTGGCGGCCGACGGAGGCGTCTTCTCGTTCGGCGACGCCACCTTCCTCGGCTCGGCGACCGGGCGGGCCCTCACCTCACCGGTGGTCTCCGTCATGGCCGGCGGCTGAACCGCCGCGGTCGGCTCGTCCCGTCCCCCGGTCGTCTCGCTGATCGCCGGCGGGTGACCCGCCCGCGGGCGGACCACCCGCCCGTCGTACGCTCTCGCCGGTGGATGCCGGTCCCGACGAGCCGCGGCCCGAGGCGGCGCCCGCCGGGGCCGTCGGGCCCGAGGGACGCCGGCGGGGCCGGCGCTTCGGCGTTGCCGCGCTCGTCGTGCTCGGCCTCGCCGGGTGGGCGGCGACGTGCGCCGTCACCCTCGCCCAGGCTCGCCGCGACGCGCTGGCCGGCATCGACGCCGTCGAGCGGGCCGAGGAGCTGACGTCGCCGTCCGAGCTGGTCGACGGGACGGCCCTGGCCCCGCTGCGGCAGGCGGGCGACGCCTTCCGCCGGGCCCGGCGGGGCCTCGACAACCCGGCCGTGCTCCCCCTGCGGGTCCTGCCCGTCGTCGGGCGCCAGGTCCGCTCGGCGCGTGCCCTGGCCGGGGCGGCCGACGACATCGCCGCGATCGGGACGCAAGCCGTCGAGGAGGCCCAGGAAGCGCTGGCCCAGCCCCGCGACACCGGCCCCGAACGCGTCGCCCTGCTCCGCCGGCTCGGCACGGCGGCGGCGCGCTTCGAACGCCGGCTGGCCGCCGTCGACCTCGGGCCCGGCCGCGCCCTGGTCGACCCGCTGGCCGAGCGGCGGGCCGAGCTGGTCGAGCGGCTCGGCGAGGTGCGCGACGCCATGGGGCGGGGTGCCGTCGTCGCCACCGGGCTGGCCGACCTCCTGGCCGGCCCGCGTACCTACCTCGTCATCGGCGCCAACAACGCCGAGATGCGGGCCGGCTCGGGGATGTTCCTCAGCATCGGCCTGCTGACCTTCGCCGACGGCACCCTGTCGCTCGGCGGCTTCCGGCCCGCCCCCGAGCTCCTGCTGGCGCCGGAGGAGGCGCCGCCGATCGCCGACGCCGACCTCGCCGCCCGCTGGGGATGGATGGAGCCCAACCGGGAGTGGCGCAACCTCGCCGCGTCGCCGCGCTTCGCCGCCAACGCCGAGCTGGCCGCGGCCATGTGGCGGGCGCGGGAGGGCGAGGAGGTGGAGGGCGTGGTGATGGTCGACCCGGTCGCCCTCCGCGGCCTGCTCACGTCCACCGGGCCGGTGGCGGCGGGGGACGTGACGGTCTCGGCGGACGACGTGCTCTCGCTGCTCCTCCACGACCAGTACGCCGGCATCGACGAGGGGGGGGACGAGGCCCAGGCGGCCCGGCGGGAGATGCTGGGCCTCATCGCCGCCGCCACCCTCGACGCCGTGCAGAGCCAGGAGGGCGACGTCGGCGCGCTGGCCACCGCCTTCGGGGAGATGGCGGCGGGCCGCCACCTGCTGGCCTGGTCGCGCCACCCTGGCGACCACGCGATGTGGGAGGCGGCCGGCGTGACCGGTGCCCTCACCGAGCGCTCGCTGTCCGTCGCCGTCCTCAACCGGGGGGGCAACAAGCTCGACCCCTTCCTCGACGTCGACGCCGCCCTCGACGTGGAGACGTCGGCCGGCGGCGGCGGCCACGCCGTCGAGCTGGGGGTCACCATGCGCAACACGGTCCCGGAGGGCGAGAACAGGTACGTCGCGGGCGGCGGCCACCGGGGCCTGGAGGACCTCCCGCCCGGCGCCTACCGCGGGCTGGTGAGCGTCAACCTCCCGGCGTTC
The DNA window shown above is from Acidimicrobiales bacterium and carries:
- a CDS encoding CAP domain-containing protein, whose protein sequence is MPFSPAAARRPAVLVAVAAALWCLVLTGLPSGRGIAGADTAADERALAGRLSDLRAGRGLAALATDARLSHQARDWSARMAAAGRLSHHPDLASAVGADWTRLAQNVGSATTAAEVHDQLVASASHLSNMVSPSFNAVGIGVVAAGGRVWVTQIFMLAPAGSIVSESSGTVYGALSDGSAWYRLVGSRGETFGFGAVAALPSVVTGSPVVGAAPSPSGLGGWMVTTTGAVLTTGDAPALGSLAGTALNQPIVGMAATPSGRGYWLVGRDGGVFSFGDARFFGSAGAIRLNQPIVGMTASPTGNGYWFVGADGGVFAFGDARFLGSTAALRLSQPVVAMGSTPSGRGYWLVARDGGVFAFGDAPFLGSTGAIALARPIVAMARTASGRGYRFVAADGGVFSFGDATFLGSATGRALTSPVVSVMAGG
- a CDS encoding DUF4012 domain-containing protein; protein product: MDAGPDEPRPEAAPAGAVGPEGRRRGRRFGVAALVVLGLAGWAATCAVTLAQARRDALAGIDAVERAEELTSPSELVDGTALAPLRQAGDAFRRARRGLDNPAVLPLRVLPVVGRQVRSARALAGAADDIAAIGTQAVEEAQEALAQPRDTGPERVALLRRLGTAAARFERRLAAVDLGPGRALVDPLAERRAELVERLGEVRDAMGRGAVVATGLADLLAGPRTYLVIGANNAEMRAGSGMFLSIGLLTFADGTLSLGGFRPAPELLLAPEEAPPIADADLAARWGWMEPNREWRNLAASPRFAANAELAAAMWRAREGEEVEGVVMVDPVALRGLLTSTGPVAAGDVTVSADDVLSLLLHDQYAGIDEGGDEAQAARREMLGLIAAATLDAVQSQEGDVGALATAFGEMAAGRHLLAWSRHPGDHAMWEAAGVTGALTERSLSVAVLNRGGNKLDPFLDVDAALDVETSAGGGGHAVELGVTMRNTVPEGENRYVAGGGHRGLEDLPPGAYRGLVSVNLPAFATDVQVEGDPALAAAGPDGPTTVVAWEIRVDRGQTVTAVVRFRLPSELRRLTVEPSGRFPPVAWSAEGRSWESGPRRDVAW